A window of Acidimicrobiia bacterium contains these coding sequences:
- a CDS encoding SDR family NAD(P)-dependent oxidoreductase, which yields MPDRLRGRHAIVTGASRGIGAALAQRLAAEGASIVIAARTLDRHDHLAGSLNETVARCRAYGTTVEAVVADLADADSRATIVPRALEVLDGRVDILVNNGAAAVYQSTLDYPLRRRRMMFEVNVEAPIDLAQAVLPGMIERGEGWIVNLSSATARLAPGPPYRSGGVNGVIGVYGATKAALNRITHAFAVELQGTGVRINTIEPRAAVMSEGAEVLVGDIVGPEAIEPMETMVEATLALCDCPPERTGGLHVSLDLLAELGITARALDGREVAS from the coding sequence GTGCCGGACCGGCTCCGCGGCCGCCACGCGATCGTCACCGGTGCCAGCCGGGGCATCGGCGCCGCGCTCGCGCAACGGTTGGCGGCCGAGGGTGCGTCGATCGTCATCGCGGCGCGCACGCTCGACCGGCACGATCACCTCGCCGGTAGCCTGAACGAGACGGTCGCGCGCTGCCGCGCGTACGGCACGACGGTCGAGGCCGTGGTGGCCGACCTCGCCGATGCCGACAGCCGCGCCACGATCGTGCCGCGCGCGCTCGAAGTGCTCGACGGCCGCGTCGACATCCTCGTGAACAACGGCGCCGCCGCGGTGTACCAGTCGACGCTCGACTATCCGCTGCGCCGGCGGCGCATGATGTTCGAGGTCAACGTCGAGGCGCCGATCGATCTCGCGCAGGCGGTGCTGCCCGGGATGATCGAGCGCGGCGAGGGTTGGATCGTGAACCTGTCGAGCGCGACCGCGCGCCTCGCGCCGGGTCCGCCGTACCGGAGCGGCGGCGTCAACGGCGTGATCGGCGTGTACGGCGCGACGAAGGCCGCGTTGAATCGCATCACGCACGCGTTCGCGGTCGAGCTCCAGGGCACGGGCGTGCGCATCAACACGATCGAGCCGCGCGCCGCGGTGATGAGCGAGGGTGCGGAGGTGCTCGTCGGCGACATCGTCGGTCCCGAGGCGATCGAACCGATGGAGACGATGGTCGAGGCGACGCTCGCGCTGTGCGACTGCCCGCCCGAGCGCACCGGCGGTCTGCACGTCAGCCTCGACCTACTCGCGGAGCTCGGCATCACGGCTCGGGCGCTCGACGGAAGGGAGGTCGCATCGTGA